TGGTTTATATCGATCATTTGACATCTGTATTGCGCTCATTTTCTAAACGCTTGAAATTCGCTAAACAGCATTGGCCTGATGGGTTTCTAATTTCACAAGCACATTCCCCGGCTTGAGTGCGTTGCATGACGAAAGCTTTGATCGGCTCTGCCCGATGATCTTTTAATGCCGATAGGTACTGCTCGGCGTCAATATCAAAACAGTAACAAAGCGTGTCGTTTTGAATGGCTTGATAGCTTCTTAAATGCTGTTTGGGAATAGTGTTGCCCGTACTGGAAAAGTACCCCACTGAGCATGTTTTGGTCGGGCAAAAATAATAACTGTTAGTGATGATTGCCTGATTCTCGGGAAACCTGACCTGATGATAAAGCGTAGACATACCGACATTTTTACAAGTGGAGCCGCATTCAGGACAATTCTGTTTGGTTTTGGTGGATGTACTTGGGCAGCAACAATCAGACATAGACCGCATCCTCGGCTTTATCGGGTAATAGATGTGACCAGGGAACCCGGATAACCAGCATCCGTCGTGGCTTTGATCAAGGCTGCACTATCGGTTTTCTTGCTATCGAAGGTTACAGTGGCTGTTTTTGAATCGTAATCGACAGTCACTTCCTGTACGCCTTCGACTTTCTGCAAGGCTTTTTTGATGGTGACTGTACACATAGCGCAGGTCATGTTTTCTATATTCAGCGTCACCGTATTCAGCGTCACCGTTTGCTGTTGGTTCGGCTGTGCAACAGTGGCTTCAGCATGGGCCGCCGGCATCCACAGAGCGCTTGATGACAAGCTCAAAATTAACAAACAGGTTTTAATTGTCATACCGATTCTCTCAAGCCATAAAAAAGGGCGCTAACCAGGGAAAGGCCAGCAGCATCAAAATGAATGCGGAGCCAAGCCAAAATATTAGGCGTTGTTTACGTTGGGTATCGTAGTTGGTACAGATGGCACTTTCTGCACAACAGGAAGGCTTCCGATAGAGTTTGCGATACCCTAAGACCATAAAGACCAGGGTCAGGATGATAAAAAAAGGACGGGCCGGTTCCATTGCCGTAAGTGTACTCATCCAGGCCCCGCCAATGCCTAAAGATAAAAACAACAGGGGGCCGACGCAGCATGCCGAAGCGCCTATTG
Above is a window of Methylomonas koyamae DNA encoding:
- a CDS encoding putative iron-sulfur cluster-binding metallochaperone translates to MSDCCCPSTSTKTKQNCPECGSTCKNVGMSTLYHQVRFPENQAIITNSYYFCPTKTCSVGYFSSTGNTIPKQHLRSYQAIQNDTLCYCFDIDAEQYLSALKDHRAEPIKAFVMQRTQAGECACEIRNPSGQCCLANFKRLENERNTDVK